The Streptomyces sp. NBC_01689 genome includes a window with the following:
- the pruA gene encoding L-glutamate gamma-semialdehyde dehydrogenase, which produces MDAVTQVPTPVNEPVHGYAPGSPERARLEARLKELAENPIDLPMTIGGEKRLGGGERFEVVQPHNHKAVIGTGAHATRADAQDAIDAALAAAPAWRAMSFDDRAAIILRAAELLAGPWRETLAASTMLGQSKTAQQAEIDCPCELVDFWRFNVAYARQILAEQPPANSPGVWNRLDHRPLEGFVYAITPFNFTAIAGNLPTAPALMGNVVVWKPSPTQTHAAVLLMRLLEEAGLPKGVINLVTGDGIEVSEVALEHRDLAGIHFTGSTKTFQYLWKTVGGNIEKYRSYPRLVGETGGKDFVVAHPSADRAILKTALTRGAFEYQGQKCSATSRAYIPASIWNSGFKEEFAAEIDGLTMGDVTDLSNFIGAVIDERSFAKNKAAIDRAKSDPACTVVAGGSYDDSVGYFVRPTVVECSDPENEVFKTEYFGPFLAVYVYEDDAYDAMLTQMESASDYALTGSVVSGDRAAAAYTMEKLRYAAGNFYINDKSTGAVVGQQPFGGGRASGTNDKAGAPQNLMRWTLTRAIKETLVPPTDYTYPHMG; this is translated from the coding sequence ATGGACGCTGTGACCCAGGTCCCCACCCCCGTCAACGAGCCGGTGCACGGCTACGCCCCCGGCTCGCCCGAGCGTGCTCGCCTGGAGGCCAGGCTCAAGGAGCTGGCCGAGAACCCGATCGACCTGCCCATGACCATCGGCGGCGAGAAGCGGCTCGGTGGCGGTGAGCGCTTCGAGGTCGTGCAGCCGCACAACCACAAGGCCGTCATCGGTACCGGCGCGCACGCCACCCGGGCCGACGCCCAGGACGCCATCGACGCGGCCCTCGCCGCCGCGCCCGCCTGGCGCGCGATGTCCTTCGACGACCGCGCCGCGATCATCCTGCGCGCGGCCGAGCTGCTGGCCGGCCCCTGGCGCGAGACCCTCGCGGCCTCCACCATGCTCGGCCAGTCGAAGACGGCGCAGCAGGCCGAGATCGACTGCCCCTGCGAGCTGGTCGACTTCTGGCGCTTCAACGTCGCCTACGCCCGGCAGATCCTGGCCGAGCAGCCCCCGGCCAACTCGCCGGGCGTCTGGAACCGCCTCGACCACCGTCCGCTGGAGGGCTTCGTCTACGCGATCACGCCGTTCAACTTCACGGCGATCGCGGGCAACCTGCCGACGGCCCCCGCGCTGATGGGCAACGTCGTGGTCTGGAAGCCGTCCCCGACCCAGACCCACGCCGCCGTGCTGCTGATGCGCCTCCTGGAGGAGGCGGGCCTGCCCAAGGGCGTCATCAACCTCGTCACCGGCGACGGCATCGAGGTCTCCGAGGTGGCGCTGGAGCACCGCGACCTCGCGGGCATCCACTTCACCGGATCGACCAAGACCTTCCAGTACCTGTGGAAGACGGTCGGCGGCAACATCGAGAAGTACCGCTCGTACCCGCGCCTGGTGGGCGAGACCGGCGGCAAGGACTTCGTCGTCGCCCACCCGTCGGCCGACCGCGCGATCCTCAAGACGGCCCTGACCCGCGGTGCCTTCGAGTACCAGGGCCAGAAGTGCTCCGCGACCTCCCGCGCCTACATCCCGGCGTCGATCTGGAACTCCGGGTTCAAGGAGGAGTTCGCGGCCGAGATCGACGGCCTGACCATGGGTGACGTCACCGACCTGTCGAACTTCATCGGCGCCGTCATCGACGAGCGGTCGTTCGCCAAGAACAAGGCGGCGATCGACCGGGCGAAGTCCGACCCGGCCTGCACGGTCGTCGCGGGCGGCTCGTACGACGACTCCGTCGGCTACTTCGTGCGTCCCACGGTCGTCGAGTGCTCGGACCCGGAGAACGAGGTCTTCAAGACGGAGTACTTCGGCCCGTTCCTCGCGGTGTACGTCTACGAGGACGACGCGTACGACGCGATGCTGACGCAGATGGAGTCGGCCTCCGACTACGCGCTGACCGGCTCGGTCGTCTCGGGCGACCGCGCGGCCGCCGCGTACACGATGGAGAAGCTCCGCTACGCCGCGGGCAACTTCTACATCAACGACAAGTCGACCGGCGCCGTCGTCGGCCAGCAGCCCTTCGGCGGCGGCCGTGCCTCCGGCACCAACGACAAGGCGGGCGCCCCGCAGAACCTGATGCGCTGGACGCTGACCCGCGCCATCAAGGAGACGCTGGTCCCGCCGACCGACTACACCTACCCCCACATGGGCTGA
- a CDS encoding proline dehydrogenase family protein: MLGPVILAASRSDRMRRFVSAAPGTKQVVARFIAGESVDQVVPVVRDAVAKGLSVTLDVVGEDITTREQAFAARDAYLELIEHLKELDLGTAAEMSVKLSMFGQALEGGHELALANVRPVVEAAAAIGTTVTLDAEDHTTLDSMFAIHEELRKDFPATGCVIQAYLFRTEADARRLAANGSRVRLVKGAYKEPAEVAYQDKAETDKAYVRVLRVLMEGEGYPMIGSHDPRLISIAQELARKAGRKLDEYEFQMLYGIRGEEHLRLAAEGHRMRVYTAYGTDWYGYFMRRLAEKPANLLFFARSILTKG, translated from the coding sequence GTGCTGGGTCCCGTGATTCTCGCCGCGTCGCGCAGCGACCGCATGCGCCGTTTCGTCTCGGCGGCCCCCGGCACCAAGCAGGTGGTCGCCCGCTTCATCGCCGGTGAGAGCGTCGACCAGGTCGTCCCGGTCGTCCGGGACGCCGTCGCCAAGGGCCTCTCGGTCACCCTGGACGTCGTCGGCGAGGACATCACCACGCGCGAACAGGCCTTCGCCGCCCGCGACGCCTACCTGGAGCTCATCGAGCACCTGAAGGAACTGGACCTCGGCACCGCGGCCGAGATGTCCGTGAAGCTCTCGATGTTCGGCCAGGCGCTGGAGGGCGGTCACGAGCTGGCTCTCGCCAACGTCCGCCCGGTCGTCGAGGCGGCGGCCGCCATCGGCACCACGGTCACGCTGGACGCCGAGGACCACACCACCCTCGACTCGATGTTCGCCATCCACGAGGAGCTGCGGAAGGACTTCCCCGCCACCGGCTGCGTCATCCAGGCCTACCTGTTCCGCACCGAGGCCGACGCCCGCCGCCTCGCCGCGAACGGCAGCCGCGTACGCCTCGTGAAGGGCGCCTACAAGGAGCCCGCCGAGGTCGCGTACCAGGACAAGGCGGAGACCGACAAGGCGTACGTCCGCGTCCTGCGCGTCCTGATGGAGGGCGAGGGCTACCCGATGATCGGGTCCCACGACCCGCGCCTGATCTCCATCGCCCAGGAACTGGCCCGCAAGGCCGGCCGCAAGCTCGACGAGTACGAGTTCCAGATGCTCTACGGCATCCGCGGCGAGGAGCACCTGCGGCTCGCCGCCGAGGGCCACCGCATGCGCGTCTACACCGCGTACGGCACCGACTGGTACGGCTACTTCATGCGCCGACTCGCGGAGAAGCCCGCCAACCTGCTCTTCTTCGCCCGCTCCATCCTCACCAAGGGCTGA
- a CDS encoding PucR family transcriptional regulator — protein MGENARVTGDFKAGRTAGGGEYQELVDEISALLDAPATLENRDFELIAFAAYGSDGDDDFDAAALDPVRTRSILTRRSTPAVRAWFEGFGIARATGPVRIPPTPAAGVYRGRVCLPVRHRGVVLGYVWLLDDDPGPPPERLAAAMEVASRIGALLADEAQAGADLTRELRAVLTAERGWQRDMAVAELRTALGPRGEGLHTLVCVAPWPSAGPDDAPSARTVPGATALCTVPWSGGAPVSGDGAEPGRGPALRSLALLIRLRSPEVLAPALAAAARFVREAEGDRAGDKTPGIRAAAGVAGARVGLAELGAGWQEASSAAHAVLAEPRLGPVAEWAAIGPYRLLTTLPPEAALDPAVRTLLSPAHHELARTAEVFLDCAGQAGRTAAELGIHRQTLYYRLSRVEQLTGLDLDDGEDRLLLHMALKTARL, from the coding sequence ATGGGGGAGAATGCCCGTGTGACGGGCGATTTCAAGGCAGGCCGAACGGCCGGCGGCGGTGAGTACCAGGAGCTGGTCGACGAGATCTCCGCGCTGCTCGACGCCCCCGCGACCCTGGAGAACCGCGACTTCGAGCTGATCGCCTTCGCCGCGTACGGCAGTGACGGCGACGACGACTTCGACGCGGCCGCCCTCGACCCCGTCCGGACCCGCTCGATCCTCACCCGCCGTTCCACCCCCGCGGTCCGGGCCTGGTTCGAGGGCTTCGGCATCGCCCGGGCCACCGGCCCGGTGCGCATCCCGCCGACCCCGGCGGCGGGCGTCTACCGGGGGCGCGTCTGCCTGCCCGTACGCCATCGGGGTGTCGTGCTCGGGTACGTGTGGCTCCTGGACGACGATCCGGGGCCGCCGCCGGAACGGCTGGCCGCCGCCATGGAGGTCGCCTCCCGCATCGGCGCGCTGCTCGCGGACGAGGCCCAGGCGGGGGCGGACCTGACCCGCGAACTGCGGGCCGTGCTCACCGCCGAACGGGGCTGGCAGCGGGACATGGCCGTGGCCGAACTGCGCACGGCCCTCGGCCCGCGCGGCGAGGGCCTGCACACGCTGGTGTGCGTCGCGCCCTGGCCCTCGGCGGGCCCGGACGACGCGCCCTCGGCCCGTACGGTGCCGGGGGCCACCGCGCTCTGCACGGTGCCGTGGAGCGGCGGCGCCCCGGTGTCCGGCGACGGGGCGGAGCCCGGGCGGGGTCCGGCCCTCCGGAGTCTGGCCCTGCTGATCCGGCTGCGCTCACCCGAGGTGCTCGCCCCGGCCCTGGCGGCGGCCGCCCGGTTCGTCCGGGAGGCCGAGGGGGACCGCGCGGGCGACAAAACCCCGGGGATACGGGCGGCGGCCGGGGTCGCCGGAGCACGGGTGGGGCTCGCGGAGCTGGGGGCCGGCTGGCAGGAGGCGTCCTCGGCCGCCCACGCGGTCCTCGCCGAGCCCCGCCTGGGCCCGGTCGCCGAGTGGGCGGCGATCGGCCCGTACCGCCTCCTCACCACGCTCCCGCCGGAGGCCGCCCTGGACCCCGCCGTGCGCACCCTCCTCTCCCCCGCCCACCACGAACTCGCCCGCACCGCCGAGGTGTTCCTCGACTGTGCGGGCCAGGCCGGGCGCACCGCGGCCGAACTGGGCATCCACCGGCAGACGCTCTACTACCGCCTCTCCCGCGTCGAGCAGCTGACGGGCCTCGACCTGGACGACGGCGAGGACCGCCTGCTGCTGCACATGGCGCTCAAGACGGCACGGTTGTGA
- a CDS encoding TetR/AcrR family transcriptional regulator, with amino-acid sequence MGHREDLLEGAKRCLLAKGFVRTTARDIVKESGTNLASIGYHYGSKDALLTQAFVELVQEWGEKSGHHPEREDAPGGSVERFHSVWARMLDSFEEYRPVWAASMEVVTQGERVPELRGLMAEAQTEGRAGLASMLLGLDEETLDERTVKSVGGFYQALLNGLMVQWLFDPASASTADDLTEGLRRVIEAAGAARRDDAVSP; translated from the coding sequence ATGGGACACCGTGAGGATCTGCTCGAAGGCGCCAAGCGCTGCCTGCTGGCGAAGGGATTCGTGCGCACGACCGCGCGCGACATCGTGAAGGAGTCGGGGACGAACCTGGCGTCCATCGGCTACCACTACGGTTCGAAGGACGCGCTGCTCACCCAGGCGTTCGTGGAACTGGTGCAGGAGTGGGGCGAGAAGTCGGGTCATCACCCGGAGCGGGAGGACGCGCCGGGGGGTTCCGTGGAGCGCTTCCACAGCGTGTGGGCGCGGATGCTGGACTCCTTCGAGGAGTACCGGCCCGTGTGGGCGGCCAGCATGGAGGTCGTGACGCAGGGGGAGCGGGTGCCGGAGCTGCGCGGCCTGATGGCCGAGGCGCAGACCGAGGGGCGGGCCGGGCTGGCCTCGATGCTGCTGGGCCTGGACGAGGAGACGCTCGACGAGCGGACCGTGAAGTCCGTCGGCGGTTTCTACCAGGCGCTCCTCAACGGGCTGATGGTGCAGTGGCTGTTCGACCCGGCGAGCGCGTCGACCGCGGACGACCTGACCGAGGGGCTGCGCCGGGTGATCGAGGCGGCGGGTGCCGCGCGACGGGACGACGCGGTGTCTCCGTGA
- a CDS encoding MFS transporter, giving the protein MTNPTRTTPAPGARAGRREWTALGVLMLPLLLVSMDVSVLYFAIPAISADLEPSGTQQLWIFDIYAFVLAGLLMTMGSLGDRIGRRRLLLCGAAAFGAASALAAYADSAETLIAARALLGVGGATLMPSTMAIIRTLFIDPGQRAKAIGLWSGVMTAGVALGSVMSGILVQYFWWGSVFLVNLPAMALLLVLGPVLLPESRNPRPGRFDLPSVPLSLAAVLPVIYGVKEIPSEGWKPWYVLSILVGLVFTALFVRRQRTARSPLISPELFRGRGFAPAVVLNLVSSFGMMGSAYFTTQYLQSVLGKSSMHAALWALLPTVLVGVAAPVAAQSVQKGVHRAHVVSGGFVLGACGYGLLALTGTDALWWALAGAGVLAAGIVVVMSQMMDLALSTVPVGNAGAASSLLETGAEFGGALGMAVLGSIGTAVYRHGIPSGAPDAARETLGGALAVAHRLPGDTGDALVRAAREAFTDGMHAAAIAGAVLLLGAAALASATLRKVRVGLSEGVDEAPRTEQSPA; this is encoded by the coding sequence ATGACGAACCCGACGCGCACGACCCCCGCACCCGGCGCCCGCGCCGGCCGCCGCGAATGGACCGCCCTCGGTGTCCTGATGCTTCCGCTGCTCCTCGTCTCCATGGACGTCTCGGTCCTCTACTTTGCGATCCCCGCGATCAGCGCGGACCTGGAGCCGAGCGGCACCCAGCAGCTGTGGATCTTCGACATCTACGCGTTCGTGCTCGCCGGCCTGCTGATGACGATGGGATCGCTCGGCGATCGCATCGGCCGCCGCCGGCTCCTGCTGTGCGGCGCCGCCGCCTTCGGTGCGGCGTCCGCCCTCGCCGCCTACGCCGACAGCGCGGAGACACTGATCGCGGCCCGCGCCCTCCTCGGCGTCGGCGGCGCCACCCTGATGCCCTCGACGATGGCGATCATCCGCACCCTGTTCATCGACCCCGGACAGCGCGCGAAGGCGATCGGTCTGTGGTCCGGCGTCATGACCGCGGGCGTCGCCCTCGGCTCGGTCATGAGCGGAATCCTGGTGCAGTACTTCTGGTGGGGCTCCGTCTTCCTGGTCAACCTGCCCGCGATGGCGCTGCTCCTGGTCCTCGGCCCGGTCCTGCTCCCCGAGTCGAGGAACCCCCGGCCGGGCCGCTTCGACCTGCCGAGCGTCCCGCTGTCGCTGGCGGCCGTGCTGCCCGTCATCTACGGCGTCAAGGAAATCCCCTCCGAGGGCTGGAAGCCGTGGTACGTCCTCTCGATCCTCGTCGGCCTCGTCTTCACCGCACTCTTCGTCCGGCGGCAGCGCACCGCCCGATCCCCGCTGATCTCCCCCGAGTTGTTCCGCGGCCGCGGCTTCGCACCCGCGGTCGTCCTCAACCTCGTCTCCTCGTTCGGGATGATGGGATCGGCGTACTTCACCACCCAGTACCTGCAGTCGGTCCTGGGCAAGAGCTCCATGCACGCCGCGCTGTGGGCGCTGCTCCCGACCGTTCTGGTCGGCGTCGCCGCGCCGGTGGCCGCGCAGTCGGTCCAGAAGGGCGTCCACCGCGCCCACGTCGTCTCCGGCGGATTCGTCCTCGGCGCCTGCGGCTACGGGCTGCTGGCCCTCACCGGTACCGACGCGCTGTGGTGGGCACTCGCCGGAGCGGGTGTGCTCGCCGCGGGCATCGTCGTCGTCATGTCCCAGATGATGGACCTGGCGCTGAGCACCGTCCCGGTCGGGAACGCGGGCGCCGCGTCCTCCCTGCTGGAGACGGGCGCCGAGTTCGGGGGCGCGCTGGGCATGGCCGTCCTCGGCTCGATCGGCACGGCGGTCTACCGCCACGGGATTCCGTCCGGCGCCCCGGACGCGGCCCGCGAGACCCTGGGCGGCGCCCTGGCGGTGGCCCACCGCCTGCCGGGCGACACCGGCGACGCCCTGGTCCGCGCGGCCCGTGAGGCCTTCACCGACGGGATGCACGCGGCGGCGATCGCGGGTGCGGTGCTGTTGCTGGGGGCGGCGGCACTGGCGTCCGCGACGCTGCGGAAGGTGCGGGTGGGGTTGTCCGAGGGGGTGGATGAAGCCCCCCGCACCGAACAGTCACCGGCCTGA
- a CDS encoding helix-turn-helix transcriptional regulator: protein MAVVAQTFGTPLIGRAGELTRLTDVLARARTGTPRSVLVSGDAGVGKTRLLTEAAAHAARTEMTVLTGHCVDLGDVGLPYLPFTEILGTLAADDRFAAAFAAHPAVDRLLGARTGAPRTGTGTDTGTGTGPDTGTRTDTGTGTDSGGTPGTDPGTRLRLFEGVAALLAAVAEITPLLLVLEDLHWADQSSRDLLRFLLSRGLLQPAAPGAPAHRLAVFASYRADDLHRRHPLRPLLAELVRLPSVDRLELRPMADAEVARLVRALRAEVLSDTTVRRIVERAEGNAFYAEELLAALPGDVDPSAPAMPSGLADVLLIRIEQLSDTAQQVLRTAAVAGRRVEHGLLHDAVQLPQDTLESALREAVGRQLLVPGEDGTYSFRHALTREAVYADLLPGERVRLHRTFAGLLTGRARSAERAHHSRESHDLADALTASLEAADHAQLLGAPAEELRHLEAVLELWSAVDPGARPRTAGPVTLTLRASAAAARAGDAHRAVALTRAALARAGSDADSELAARVRYTLAGHLMRVDSTKAAYTYSSEALAMIPAEPASHTWVWAAATHVMAARYMGHDEDAHRVARQALRTAEELRLPDAQADLIISLVGLDGGNRRTPRGRERLRRARDLAREAGNVSVEMRALFNLAIGCYESGTLDECLTWLSEGLERADRSGLLSSPYALELRYLQSLILYTLGRWDECARAAASDAERLPPAGGFAVGPALYVALARGEDGTVERARALLDGPFDWMASLVAGIVLTDAAALRGDPEGAVAALRESLAGLSDVTGSERPDIGVRLAALALSPVADTAVRLRSAGDASGALRWAATATELVELARTTAAKGEDGTRQGPEGLAWLARAEAEWSRACPPADGTAEERAVAAWERTVSAFGYGDPYELARSRRRFAEALLTAGRREEAADQARAARDAADRLGAVPLREEVDALIRRGRLTGPASAADRVAALTARESDVLRLLARGRTNRQIGEELFISGKTASVHVSNILAKLGAAGRTEAVAIAYREGLIEPEPTASA from the coding sequence ATGGCTGTCGTGGCACAGACATTCGGCACGCCCCTCATCGGCCGCGCCGGCGAACTCACCCGTCTCACCGACGTCCTGGCCCGAGCCCGCACCGGCACCCCCCGCTCCGTACTCGTCTCCGGTGACGCCGGTGTCGGCAAGACCCGCCTCCTGACGGAGGCCGCCGCCCACGCCGCGCGCACGGAGATGACGGTCCTGACGGGCCACTGCGTGGACCTCGGTGACGTGGGCCTGCCCTACCTGCCGTTCACGGAGATCCTCGGCACCCTCGCCGCGGACGACCGGTTCGCGGCCGCGTTCGCCGCCCACCCGGCGGTCGACCGCCTGCTCGGCGCGAGGACGGGCGCGCCCCGCACGGGCACGGGCACGGACACCGGGACCGGAACCGGCCCGGACACCGGGACCCGCACGGACACCGGCACCGGCACCGACTCCGGCGGCACCCCCGGGACCGACCCCGGCACCCGGCTCCGCCTCTTCGAGGGCGTCGCCGCCCTGCTGGCCGCCGTCGCCGAGATCACCCCCCTCCTCCTGGTCCTCGAAGACCTCCACTGGGCCGACCAGTCCTCCCGCGACCTCCTCCGCTTCCTTCTCAGCCGCGGGCTCCTGCAGCCCGCGGCGCCCGGTGCCCCGGCCCACCGCCTGGCCGTCTTCGCCTCCTACCGCGCGGACGACCTGCACCGCCGCCATCCCCTGCGCCCCCTGCTCGCCGAACTGGTCCGGCTCCCCTCCGTGGACCGCCTCGAACTCCGCCCGATGGCCGACGCCGAAGTGGCCCGTCTGGTGCGCGCCCTGCGGGCGGAGGTCCTCTCCGACACCACCGTCCGCCGGATCGTGGAACGCGCCGAGGGCAACGCCTTCTACGCGGAGGAGCTGCTCGCCGCGCTGCCCGGCGACGTCGACCCGTCCGCCCCCGCGATGCCGAGCGGCCTCGCCGACGTACTCCTCATCCGGATCGAGCAACTGTCCGACACCGCCCAGCAGGTGCTCCGCACGGCCGCGGTCGCCGGACGGCGCGTGGAGCACGGTCTGTTGCACGACGCCGTACAACTGCCGCAGGACACGCTGGAGTCGGCGCTGCGCGAGGCCGTCGGACGGCAGTTGCTGGTCCCCGGCGAGGACGGCACGTACTCCTTCCGGCACGCCCTGACCCGCGAGGCCGTCTATGCCGACCTGCTGCCCGGTGAACGGGTCCGGCTGCACCGCACCTTCGCGGGACTCCTCACCGGCCGGGCCCGTTCCGCCGAACGGGCCCACCACTCGCGGGAGAGCCACGACCTGGCCGACGCGCTCACCGCGTCCCTGGAAGCCGCCGACCACGCCCAGCTCCTCGGCGCGCCCGCCGAGGAGCTGCGCCATCTGGAGGCCGTACTCGAACTGTGGTCCGCCGTGGACCCCGGTGCCCGTCCCCGGACCGCCGGTCCCGTGACGCTCACACTGCGCGCCTCCGCGGCCGCCGCCCGCGCCGGTGACGCCCACCGGGCGGTCGCCCTCACCCGCGCCGCGCTCGCCCGGGCGGGTTCGGACGCCGACTCCGAGCTCGCCGCCCGGGTCCGCTACACCCTCGCGGGCCATCTGATGCGCGTCGACAGCACGAAGGCCGCGTACACCTACAGCAGCGAGGCACTGGCCATGATCCCGGCCGAACCCGCCTCGCACACCTGGGTGTGGGCCGCCGCCACCCACGTCATGGCCGCGCGGTACATGGGCCACGACGAGGACGCCCACCGGGTCGCCCGGCAGGCCCTGCGTACCGCCGAGGAGCTGCGGCTGCCCGACGCCCAGGCCGATCTGATCATCTCCCTGGTCGGTCTGGACGGCGGCAACCGGCGGACCCCGCGCGGCCGGGAGCGGCTGCGGCGCGCCCGCGACCTGGCCCGCGAGGCGGGCAACGTCTCCGTCGAGATGCGCGCCCTCTTCAACCTGGCCATCGGATGCTACGAGTCCGGAACGCTGGACGAGTGCCTGACCTGGCTCTCCGAGGGACTGGAGCGAGCGGACCGCTCGGGGCTGCTGTCCTCGCCGTACGCGCTGGAGCTGCGCTATCTCCAGTCCCTGATCCTCTACACCCTGGGCCGTTGGGACGAGTGCGCGCGGGCGGCCGCCTCCGACGCCGAACGGCTGCCGCCGGCGGGCGGGTTCGCCGTCGGCCCCGCGCTGTACGTCGCCCTCGCGCGCGGCGAGGACGGGACGGTCGAGCGCGCCCGTGCCCTGCTCGACGGGCCGTTCGACTGGATGGCCTCACTCGTCGCGGGCATCGTGCTGACCGACGCCGCGGCGCTGCGCGGCGACCCGGAGGGCGCCGTCGCGGCCCTGCGCGAGAGCCTCGCCGGACTCAGCGACGTCACCGGCAGCGAGCGGCCCGACATCGGTGTGCGGCTCGCCGCGCTCGCCCTCTCCCCCGTCGCCGACACGGCCGTACGGCTGCGTTCGGCCGGCGACGCGTCCGGCGCCCTCCGCTGGGCGGCCACCGCCACCGAACTGGTGGAGCTGGCCCGGACCACCGCGGCCAAGGGCGAGGACGGGACGCGGCAGGGCCCGGAAGGCCTGGCCTGGCTGGCCCGTGCCGAGGCGGAGTGGTCGCGCGCGTGCCCCCCGGCGGACGGCACCGCCGAGGAGCGGGCCGTCGCCGCGTGGGAGCGGACCGTCAGCGCGTTCGGCTACGGCGATCCGTACGAACTGGCGCGCTCCAGAAGGCGGTTCGCCGAGGCGCTGCTCACCGCGGGCCGGCGCGAGGAGGCCGCCGACCAGGCCCGCGCCGCCCGTGACGCGGCGGACCGGCTCGGTGCCGTGCCCCTGCGCGAGGAGGTGGACGCCCTGATCCGCCGGGGCCGTCTGACCGGGCCGGCGTCCGCCGCGGACCGGGTCGCGGCCCTCACCGCCCGGGAGAGCGACGTCCTGCGACTGCTCGCCCGCGGCCGCACCAACCGGCAGATCGGGGAGGAGCTGTTCATCAGCGGCAAGACGGCGAGCGTCCATGTCTCCAACATCCTCGCCAAGCTGGGCGCCGCGGGCCGGACCGAGGCGGTGGCCATCGCCTACCGCGAGGGCCTGATCGAGCCGGAGCCCACCGCGTCCGCATGA
- the serA gene encoding phosphoglycerate dehydrogenase, which translates to MSSKPVVLIAEELSPATVDALGPDFEIRHCNGADRAELLPAIADVDAVLIRSATKVDAEAVAAAKKLKVVARAGVGLDNVDVSAATKAGVMVVNAPTSNIVTAAELACGLLLATARHIPQANSALKNGEWKRSKYTGVELAEKTLGVVGLGRIGALVAQRMSAFGMKVVAYDPYVQPARAAQMGVKVLSLDELLEVADFITVHLPKTPETVGLIGDEALHKVKPSVRIVNAARGGIVDEAALYSALKEGRVAGAGLDVYAKEPCTDSPLFELDEVVCTPHLGASTDEAQEKAGVSVARSVRLALAGELVPDAVNVQGGVIAEDVKPGLPLAEKLGRIFTALAGEVAVRLDVEVYGEITQHDVKVLELSALKGVFEDVVAETVSYVNAPLFAQERGVEVRLTTSSESPDHRNVVTVRGTLGDGQEVAVSGTLAGPKHLQKIVAVGEYDVDLALADHMVVLRYEDRPGVVGTVGRVFGEAGINIAGMQVSRAAAGGEALAVLTVDDTVPQGVLNEVAEEIGATSARSVNLV; encoded by the coding sequence GTGAGCTCGAAACCTGTCGTACTCATCGCTGAAGAGCTGTCGCCCGCGACTGTCGACGCCCTGGGCCCGGACTTCGAGATCCGGCACTGCAACGGCGCGGACCGCGCCGAGCTGCTGCCCGCGATCGCCGACGTCGACGCGGTCCTGATCCGTTCGGCCACCAAGGTCGACGCCGAGGCGGTCGCCGCCGCGAAGAAGCTGAAGGTCGTCGCACGAGCCGGCGTCGGCCTGGACAACGTCGACGTCTCCGCCGCCACCAAGGCCGGCGTGATGGTGGTCAACGCGCCCACCTCGAACATCGTGACCGCCGCCGAGCTCGCCTGCGGTCTGCTGCTGGCCACCGCGCGGCACATCCCGCAGGCCAACTCGGCGCTGAAGAACGGCGAGTGGAAGCGCTCGAAGTACACGGGCGTCGAGCTGGCCGAGAAGACCCTCGGTGTCGTCGGCCTCGGCCGCATCGGCGCGCTGGTCGCCCAGCGCATGTCGGCGTTCGGCATGAAGGTCGTCGCCTACGACCCCTACGTCCAGCCCGCCCGCGCCGCCCAGATGGGCGTCAAGGTCCTCTCGCTGGACGAGCTGCTGGAGGTCGCGGACTTCATCACCGTGCACCTGCCCAAGACCCCCGAGACGGTCGGTCTCATCGGCGACGAGGCGCTCCACAAGGTCAAGCCCTCGGTGCGGATCGTCAACGCCGCGCGCGGCGGGATCGTCGACGAGGCGGCGCTGTACTCGGCGCTCAAGGAGGGCCGTGTCGCGGGCGCGGGCCTGGACGTGTACGCGAAGGAGCCCTGCACGGACTCCCCCCTCTTCGAGCTCGACGAGGTCGTCTGCACCCCGCACCTCGGCGCCTCCACGGACGAGGCGCAGGAGAAGGCCGGTGTCTCCGTCGCCCGTTCGGTGCGGCTGGCGCTCGCCGGTGAGCTGGTCCCGGACGCGGTGAACGTCCAGGGCGGTGTCATCGCCGAGGACGTCAAGCCCGGTCTGCCGCTCGCCGAGAAGCTCGGCCGCATCTTCACCGCGCTGGCGGGCGAGGTCGCGGTCCGCCTGGACGTCGAGGTGTACGGCGAGATCACCCAGCACGACGTGAAGGTGCTCGAACTCTCCGCGCTCAAGGGTGTGTTCGAGGACGTCGTCGCGGAGACGGTGTCGTACGTCAACGCGCCCCTCTTCGCCCAGGAGCGCGGTGTCGAGGTGCGTCTGACGACCAGCTCGGAGTCCCCGGACCACCGCAACGTCGTCACCGTGCGCGGCACGCTCGGCGACGGCCAGGAGGTCGCGGTCTCCGGCACGCTGGCCGGCCCGAAGCACCTGCAGAAGATCGTCGCCGTCGGCGAGTACGACGTGGACCTCGCCCTCGCCGACCACATGGTCGTGCTGCGCTACGAGGACCGCCCCGGTGTCGTCGGCACCGTCGGCCGGGTCTTCGGCGAGGCGGGCATCAACATCGCGGGCATGCAGGTGTCCCGGGCGGCCGCAGGCGGCGAGGCCCTCGCGGTCCTCACCGTCGACGACACGGTCCCGCAGGGTGTTCTCAACGAGGTGGCCGAGGAGATCGGCGCCACGTCGGCCCGTTCGGTGAACCTGGTCTGA